TCAGGCCTCTTTCTTGCCACCTCCAGACTCCCCCACCAGCCCATTCTCCACGCCCCAAACCACACCCCTGTAGGCTCCAGAACCTCCCCTCCCCTAGAGGTAGAGCCTCTTGTCCTAGGCTGGTAGGCCCTCTTCTTCCAGCCTCATCCCTTCATCCTGAGAATAGTTATGAGGCCTCGCTTCTCTGGCAGGCACCGCGGGCGCTGGGACTTTGGTCCtggccccagctctgcctctcctCTCAGCTCACCTCTGCCTCcgcttctctctcctctcctgcatGTCAGTGGGAGAGATGTGTATGAAATGTCAGGGTGACGCCATTCTTCTGCTCCGTTCTCTCTCCTTTGCTTACACTTGTCTGTGCTAGAGCCAGACCCAACATCCCATCATTTCCCCAAACacctctcctgcccctgctctgCACGCCTGGCCCCTGCCCGGGAGCCTTTGCTCTCTTGTCTTCCTTGGCAATGACCTTCTCTTTCTACCAAGTGCAGCTCCTCATGGTTTCCCCTCCAGGTCTCAGCCGGAGAAGGAAATCAGCCCACACCCTGAACCAGGCCTCCAGCCGAAGCCACGCCCTGCTCACCCTCTACATAGGCCGCCCAGCCGTGAGTGCCGGGCTGGGGAAGGAGCTGGCCCAGTGTGCATAGCAAGGGTCGGCCTCTGTGTAACCAGCTTGGGTGTGTGCAGGAGGTGGGGTGGCGGTGCAAACTCCTGACCTGGCAACCTGTGACTTTGATAGGGATGGTCCCTCCCAGTCCTCACCAAGCCCTGgtcccccagccccagcagatGCCTCCCATGGACCCCGGGGAGCCCCCTGCTGGTGGGAAGCTGTGCTTTGTGGACCTGGCTGGCAGTGAGAAGGTGGCAGCCACAGGATCCCGTGGGGAGCTGATGCTGGAAGCCAACAGCATCAACCGCAGCCTGCTGGCCCTGGGTGAGACCTGGGGGCTGCCAGTCTGGTTTCCTGCATCCCTCCTCTGCATCTGCCAACAGCTGCCCACATGGGGACCAGAGAAGTCGTAATGCATGTGGGCGGGGGGGCTTGGGAGCTCACCGGAAGATCGAGGCCTCTCCCAGCCCAGTCCTAACTTCTCTTCTCGAAGTCTGTAAACTCTAAGGGTCTCTGGAGTGACAGTCTAACTTAGGAGATGCTTGTTCACTTCGGAGACGTTGagttggggagactgaggcccacTAAGGGAGCGGAGTGCACCTGTGTCCCCACCCCAGTTTATGGGCCCTGGACCCTTACCCCCTGTGCCACGCATGGGAGGTGCTCACTCAGCCATCGATTAGAAACTTCCTGGGTCCCTACCAAGTGCCGAGAGCCTGCTAGGCACGGGGGTTCGGGTGGCTCTCAGGAGCCCCAGGCTGGCTGTGGAGACCAGTCTGAGTGAGCAGTGAGATCAGGTGGAGGACGGAGCTTGAGAGTCGCCTGGGTCGGGTAGAGCTCCTGGCTCTGCGGCACCCAGCCATGTGCCTCGGTGTCACCTTTCTGGACCCTGCTTTCCCCGCTAGGCCACTGCATCTCCCTGCTGCTGGACCCGCAGCGGAAGCAGAGCCACATTCCTTTTCGGGACAGCAAGCTCACCAAGTTGCTGGCGGATTCGCTGGGGGGGCGTGGGGTCACCCTCATGGTACCCGAGGGGCCTGGCtgggagggcagggcctgggggaggggctccCAGGGAGGAGCACTCAGGGGGTCCTTCCCAGGTGGCCTGCGTGTCCCCCTCAGCCCAGTGCCTCCCTGAGACTCTCAGCACCCTGCGATATGCAAGCCGGGCCCAGCGAGTCACCACCCGGCCTCAGGCCCCCAAGGTGAGAGGGCTCCCAGGTGGAGGGACGGGCAGGGGAGATGGCCCCTCTTCAGCAGGCGGTAGTTGCAGCCTGAGCTGCCTCAGGCGGAAATCTGGGACCGTCAGAGTCAGAGTGAGCTGGCGTCCTGGAAATGATGTCATGGTTGGGCAGATGGGGCCAGGGTCCCAGCCAAGGTCCTAGCCAGCTTTGGGCAGGCCTGGGGTTGGAGTGTGAGTTGGGATATGACCCAGGGTCTAGCCAGGATCTCAGCCGGCATCATGGTTTAGTATGAGTTGAGTTTGGGTCTGATCCGGGGTATTTTGGGGGTCTGATCTGGGCCTTTGGTACAGAAATGAGTTTGGAGCTGAACTTAAAGCTAAGTCAGCTCCAATTGGGGTCCTTCAGGATGACGCAGTGTGCGCTGCCTGCTCGCTCCAGCAGCGTGCGAGGCTGGCAAGTGAAGCATGGACTGGATTTTAGGCCCCACTCACTCCCCATACCTGCAAGGTCTTATGCAGTGCACAACTTGTACAACCTTAAAGGGCAGCTCTGGGCCTATTTCTCTGTAGTCCCCTGTGGCAAAGCAGCCCCAGCGTTTGGAGACTGAGATGCTACAGCTCCAGGAGGAGAACCGTCGCCTGCAGCTCCAGCTGGACCAAATGGACCCCAAGGGTATGCGCtccctggggtggaggtgggtgtggaTAAGGCCTGAGTCTGCTGTTCCCGTGGGTCTCGCTACCTCTCCCTCCCACACAGGCCCAGCCCTCCGCGAGGCCCGGGTGGCCTGGGCCCAGCGGAACCTCTATGGGATGCTGCAGGAGTTCATGCTGGAGAACGAGAGGCTCAGGTACAGCCCAGCCCCGGCCAGGGGACTCtgaccccctcccctccctgccaggTTGCCTCGGCCAAGATGCTGCCCTTCCTGGTCCCTGGCTCCGGGTCCCCCCAGTTTCCTACAGCAGGTGCTTGGCTGCAGTGAGTGGGGCCTGATTGACAGCCCCGGCATCCCTGCCCCTGTCACCTTCTGGGGCCTGTCCTCTCCCAGGAAAGAAATAAGCCAGCTGCAGAGTAGCCGGGACCTGGCCCGGGATGAGCAGCGCGTCCTTTCCCAGCAGGTCCTCGAGCTGCAGAGGTGAGCGGGGCCAGGGCCCAGGGAGAGGACCTGGGACCCGGGCAGCTGGGGACGGAGGGGCTTAGCGAGATGACCTCTGTGTCCAGCCCTGCCAGGACAGTCACTTGACCTCTCTCTGCCTGGGTTTCCTCTGCCCACATTGTGGGACCTGGTGGGCCTGCACTAATGAGTGACGCAGGGAGAGGGGCCGGGCACCCAGGAAGCGCCCCTCGAGTCTGCTGCAGGGCCTGGGGGCCGCCCAGGGTGCCGGGGCAGCTGGGGCCGCAGGCGCAGCGCGGGCTCTCCCTTCCAGGCGCCTCCTGTCCGCCCGCTCCCTCCACCAGCGGGACCccgcccctgccccaccctgttCCTGCCTGATGGTGCCGGTCGCCCCCTGCCACGTGAGTCTCCCCACCCGGCCTGCAGGGGTGACGAGCTAGGATGCCACAGAGCCACTGATATGCCCTCTTGCAGGCACTGCCacccctctgctcctgtccctACTGCCACCTGTGCCCTCTGTGCCGAGCGCCTCTGGCCCGCTGGGCCTGCCCACAGAGGGAGCACCACCTGCCGCAGGTAGGAGAGGCTGGGAGGCCTGGAGACCTGGATCTGGAGGTCAGCGGCCAGGGGACTCCGACCCCAGGGATCCCTGGGCTCCGTCTGCATCGAAGTGGGTGAAGGGCTGGCTTGGGGCGCCCTCGCCTGGGGCGTGGAATCCGCCTCCTCCCACCGCCGTCTGGGGAGCACACTCGGTGGTCGCTGGTTCATTCCTTCACCGGCGCATTTGCCCACCTGTGTACTCACTTCTGCTCGCGCCCGCTGGCTTCTCGGCACCCTCCCCTGAGCTCCCAGCCATGGGCACCAGGATTGAGAGCTAGCCTAGACACGGGCTCCCCGCCTCGGGGCGCCACAAGAATCACCTGCAGCCCACAGAGGAAGGCGACCCAGACCCCACCCGTTGTGCTGGCCCGACCATGGCCAGGGGTCACAGCCAGCACCAGGAAAGTGGGACCCAGAGAGGCAGGCTGAGGACCAAGTGTGGGCTCTGGTCTCCCTCTAGGTGCCAGGTCCTGCGGCCCCAGCTGGCTTGCCCCTGTCTGCCCGGCCCCCCGCCTGGGCACCCCCGTGCAGCCCTGGCTCTGCCCAGTGCCCAGGAGAGAGGTGAGCCCAGCCCTGGGGCCGTCTGAGTGGGGGGAGCCTGGGGATGCAGGGTAGCCTCCCCTGCTACCACCCGCTCGCCCTGGCCAGGAGCCACGGCGACTG
The Sciurus carolinensis chromosome 14, mSciCar1.2, whole genome shotgun sequence DNA segment above includes these coding regions:
- the Kif12 gene encoding kinesin-like protein KIF12 isoform X2, producing MPSAEQDMEERGSPDGDPAWNLEQGSERPETPIQVVLRVRPMNAAELRRGEQTALHCSGTRTLQVSPPGGGPDVAFRFGAVLDGARTQEDVFRACGVRRLGELALRGFSCTVFTFGQTGSGKTYTLTGPPPQGEGVPVPPSLEGIMQRTFAWLLDRVQHLGVPVTLRASYLEIYNEQVRDLLSLGSPRPLPVRWNKTRGFHVEQLRVVEFRSLETLMDLLQMGLSRRRKSAHTLNQASSRSHALLTLYIGRPAPQQMPPMDPGEPPAGGKLCFVDLAGSEKVAATGSRGELMLEANSINRSLLALGHCISLLLDPQRKQSHIPFRDSKLTKLLADSLGGRGVTLMVACVSPSAQCLPETLSTLRYASRAQRVTTRPQAPKDDAVCAACSLQQRARLSPVAKQPQRLETEMLQLQEENRRLQLQLDQMDPKGPALREARVAWAQRNLYGMLQEFMLENERLRKEISQLQSSRDLARDEQRVLSQQVLELQRRLLSARSLHQRDPAPAPPCSCLMVPVAPCHALPPLCSCPYCHLCPLCRAPLARWACPQREHHLPQVPGPAAPAGLPLSARPPAWAPPCSPGSAQCPGERSHGDWTQARGWAETLTGEEVVPSAPPLPVGAPKTPVLKGGVGAPNLAQRLEALRHQIGSSLRLGQGQPPASKGAQSPKDVLPPC
- the Kif12 gene encoding kinesin-like protein KIF12 isoform X1, producing MPSAEQDMEERGSPDGDPAWNLEQGSERPETPIQVVLRVRPMNAAELRRGEQTALHCSGTRTLQVSPPGGGPDVAFRFGAVLDGARTQEDVFRACGVRRLGELALRGFSCTVFTFGQTGSGKTYTLTGPPPQGEGVPVPPSLEGIMQRTFAWLLDRVQHLGVPVTLRASYLEIYNEQVRDLLSLGSPRPLPVRWNKTRGFHVEQLRVVEFRSLETLMDLLQMGLSRRRKSAHTLNQASSRSHALLTLYIGRPAPQQMPPMDPGEPPAGGKLCFVDLAGSEKVAATGSRGELMLEANSINRSLLALGHCISLLLDPQRKQSHIPFRDSKLTKLLADSLGGRGVTLMVACVSPSAQCLPETLSTLRYASRAQRVTTRPQAPKDDAVCAACSLQQRARLSPVAKQPQRLETEMLQLQEENRRLQLQLDQMDPKGPALREARVAWAQRNLYGMLQEFMLENERLRKEISQLQSSRDLARDEQRVLSQQVLELQRRLLSARSLHQRDPAPAPPCSCLMVPVAPCHALPPLCSCPYCHLCPLCRAPLARWACPQREHHLPQVGEAGRPGDLDLEVPGPAAPAGLPLSARPPAWAPPCSPGSAQCPGERSHGDWTQARGWAETLTGEEVVPSAPPLPVGAPKTPVLKGGVGAPNLAQRLEALRHQIGSSLRLGQGQPPASKGAQSPKDVLPPC
- the Kif12 gene encoding kinesin-like protein KIF12 isoform X3; translation: MPSAEQDMEERGSPDGDPAWNLEQGSERPETPIQVVLRVRPMNAAELRRGEQTALHCSGTRTLQVSPPGGGPDVAFRFGAVLDGARTQEDVFRACGVRRLGELALRGFSCTVFTFGQTGSGKTYTLTGPPPQGEGVPVPPSLEGIMQRTFAWLLDRVQHLGVPVTLRASYLEIYNEQVRDLLSLGSPRPLPVRWNKTRGFHVEQLRVVEFRSLETLMDLLQMGLSRRRKSAHTLNQASSRSHALLTLYIGRPAPQQMPPMDPGEPPAGGKLCFVDLAGSEKVAATGSRGELMLEANSINRSLLALGHCISLLLDPQRKQSHIPFRDSKLTKLLADSLGGRGVTLMVACVSPSAQCLPETLSTLRYASRAQRVTTRPQAPKSPVAKQPQRLETEMLQLQEENRRLQLQLDQMDPKGPALREARVAWAQRNLYGMLQEFMLENERLRKEISQLQSSRDLARDEQRVLSQQVLELQRRLLSARSLHQRDPAPAPPCSCLMVPVAPCHALPPLCSCPYCHLCPLCRAPLARWACPQREHHLPQVGEAGRPGDLDLEVPGPAAPAGLPLSARPPAWAPPCSPGSAQCPGERSHGDWTQARGWAETLTGEEVVPSAPPLPVGAPKTPVLKGGVGAPNLAQRLEALRHQIGSSLRLGQGQPPASKGAQSPKDVLPPC
- the Kif12 gene encoding kinesin-like protein KIF12 isoform X4 — protein: MPSAEQDMEERGSPDGDPAWNLEQGSERPETPIQVVLRVRPMNAAELRRGEQTALHCSGTRTLQVSPPGGGPDVAFRFGAVLDGARTQEDVFRACGVRRLGELALRGFSCTVFTFGQTGSGKTYTLTGPPPQGEGVPVPPSLEGIMQRTFAWLLDRVQHLGVPVTLRASYLEIYNEQVRDLLSLGSPRPLPVRWNKTRGFHVEQLRVVEFRSLETLMDLLQMGLSRRRKSAHTLNQASSRSHALLTLYIGRPAPQQMPPMDPGEPPAGGKLCFVDLAGSEKVAATGSRGELMLEANSINRSLLALGHCISLLLDPQRKQSHIPFRDSKLTKLLADSLGGRGVTLMVACVSPSAQCLPETLSTLRYASRAQRVTTRPQAPKSPVAKQPQRLETEMLQLQEENRRLQLQLDQMDPKGPALREARVAWAQRNLYGMLQEFMLENERLRKEISQLQSSRDLARDEQRVLSQQVLELQRRLLSARSLHQRDPAPAPPCSCLMVPVAPCHALPPLCSCPYCHLCPLCRAPLARWACPQREHHLPQVPGPAAPAGLPLSARPPAWAPPCSPGSAQCPGERSHGDWTQARGWAETLTGEEVVPSAPPLPVGAPKTPVLKGGVGAPNLAQRLEALRHQIGSSLRLGQGQPPASKGAQSPKDVLPPC
- the Kif12 gene encoding kinesin-like protein KIF12 isoform X5, translated to MQRTFAWLLDRVQHLGVPVTLRASYLEIYNEQVRDLLSLGSPRPLPVRWNKTRGFHVEQLRVVEFRSLETLMDLLQMGLSRRRKSAHTLNQASSRSHALLTLYIGRPAPQQMPPMDPGEPPAGGKLCFVDLAGSEKVAATGSRGELMLEANSINRSLLALGHCISLLLDPQRKQSHIPFRDSKLTKLLADSLGGRGVTLMVACVSPSAQCLPETLSTLRYASRAQRVTTRPQAPKDDAVCAACSLQQRARLSPVAKQPQRLETEMLQLQEENRRLQLQLDQMDPKGPALREARVAWAQRNLYGMLQEFMLENERLRKEISQLQSSRDLARDEQRVLSQQVLELQRRLLSARSLHQRDPAPAPPCSCLMVPVAPCHALPPLCSCPYCHLCPLCRAPLARWACPQREHHLPQVGEAGRPGDLDLEVPGPAAPAGLPLSARPPAWAPPCSPGSAQCPGERSHGDWTQARGWAETLTGEEVVPSAPPLPVGAPKTPVLKGGVGAPNLAQRLEALRHQIGSSLRLGQGQPPASKGAQSPKDVLPPC